The Streptomyces seoulensis genome contains a region encoding:
- a CDS encoding DUF742 domain-containing protein → MSRKPVDTGAPDRLYTVTNGRSSVDDTLDLVTLIVAECNPTTGMQSEHARILTLCQHPTSVVEISAELELPITVVRILLGDLLDTGRITARHPPVNPSLPDPALLKEVLHGLRNL, encoded by the coding sequence GTGAGCCGCAAGCCGGTGGACACCGGCGCCCCCGACCGGCTCTACACGGTCACGAACGGGCGCAGCAGCGTCGACGACACCCTGGACCTGGTCACACTCATCGTCGCCGAGTGCAACCCGACCACGGGAATGCAGTCGGAGCACGCCCGCATCCTGACCCTCTGCCAGCATCCGACCTCGGTGGTGGAGATCTCCGCCGAGCTGGAACTGCCGATCACGGTCGTACGCATCCTGCTGGGCGACCTGCTCGACACCGGTCGGATCACCGCCCGTCACCCACCCGTGAACCCCTCGCTCCCCGATCCCGCCCTTCTCAAGGAAGTGCTCCATGGGCTCCGCAATCTCTGA
- a CDS encoding ABC transporter substrate-binding protein, producing the protein MSGAPRGLSRRRFALALPATLLAAGCAAPRQGTGRPGDPVVLTLLSHYASGELKAALQGPVDEWNATHDRVKVRTKAVEFNDLLTTFMVRQAAGQGADILQPYCLWNGQLVRAGVLRPAPPEDTAEITRGYGAAAVGSASVGGTVYGYPTEAQTYALYYNKRLLRASGITHPPRTWRELEDTAYSTTRRDRYGNTLVQGFGLSTYDDSTTVGQTLALLNAAGGTFVSKDGRSTAIDSPAGRAVLDLEHRLVSRGASAPGVNVYKAFQSGQVAMVISAGWWTGSLKSQMGAAYRDVAVAPVPVPELGDKPATLATGFMLGVNASSQHPGEAWEFLRWLNSDRVGVSKGATVTRMSALQVSVGSLTGRPGDMRTLLGKGGDPNLRPFLDALEYAVPEPNVPGAQQAKSLLRKNIEALWTGQQSVEASLRTIRRQVDQEVSRSW; encoded by the coding sequence GTGAGCGGCGCACCGCGCGGGCTGAGCCGCCGCCGCTTCGCGCTGGCGCTCCCCGCGACCCTGCTCGCGGCGGGCTGTGCCGCCCCGCGCCAGGGCACCGGGCGGCCCGGCGACCCGGTCGTCCTCACCCTGCTCTCCCACTACGCGAGCGGTGAGCTGAAGGCCGCCCTCCAGGGCCCGGTGGACGAGTGGAACGCCACGCACGACCGGGTCAAGGTGCGCACCAAGGCGGTGGAGTTCAACGACCTGCTGACCACGTTCATGGTCCGGCAGGCGGCCGGGCAGGGCGCCGACATCCTCCAGCCGTACTGCCTGTGGAACGGCCAGCTCGTCCGCGCCGGAGTCCTGCGCCCCGCCCCGCCGGAGGACACGGCGGAGATCACCCGGGGCTACGGCGCGGCGGCGGTCGGCTCGGCATCGGTCGGCGGCACGGTCTACGGCTATCCCACCGAGGCGCAGACGTACGCCCTCTACTACAACAAGCGCCTGCTCCGGGCATCCGGAATCACCCATCCCCCGCGCACCTGGCGGGAGTTGGAGGACACCGCCTACAGCACCACCCGCCGCGACCGGTACGGCAACACCCTGGTCCAGGGCTTCGGCCTGTCGACGTACGACGACTCCACCACCGTCGGCCAGACCCTCGCCCTGCTCAACGCGGCCGGGGGCACGTTCGTGTCGAAGGACGGCAGGAGCACCGCCATCGACTCACCGGCCGGGCGGGCCGTGCTGGATCTGGAGCACCGTCTCGTCAGCCGAGGGGCGAGCGCGCCCGGCGTCAACGTCTACAAGGCGTTCCAGTCCGGGCAGGTGGCGATGGTGATCAGCGCCGGATGGTGGACCGGCAGCCTCAAGTCCCAGATGGGCGCGGCCTATCGGGATGTGGCCGTGGCTCCGGTGCCCGTCCCTGAGCTGGGCGACAAGCCGGCCACGCTCGCCACCGGGTTCATGCTGGGCGTCAACGCCTCCAGTCAACACCCTGGTGAGGCATGGGAGTTCCTGCGTTGGCTCAACAGCGACCGGGTGGGCGTGAGCAAGGGGGCGACGGTGACCCGGATGAGCGCCCTCCAGGTGTCGGTGGGCTCCCTGACCGGCCGCCCCGGCGACATGCGGACGCTGCTCGGCAAGGGCGGCGATCCGAACCTGCGCCCGTTCCTGGACGCGCTGGAGTACGCGGTGCCGGAGCCGAACGTGCCGGGCGCGCAGCAGGCCAAGTCGCTGCTGCGCAAGAACATCGAGGCGCTGTGGACCGGTCAGCAGTCGGTGGAGGCGTCGCTGCGCACCATCCGCCGCCAGGTCGACCAGGAGGTGTCGCGCTCATGGTGA
- a CDS encoding DUF6584 family protein — translation MPLRDTLARVEEDLAAGRVPVARQRLRGLVSSFPRDPELRRRLAEVYRLYGEPAEAGRWMYLEEDRDAAETAAFEARYRTASRRLAALGWDAPESLAPTDFAREQLAALRADGPEAGTEARDAGGSAKSCLATAGCLVVAVAFLAVWVNGFLAFLD, via the coding sequence ATGCCACTGAGAGACACCCTTGCCCGAGTCGAGGAGGACCTGGCCGCCGGCCGCGTCCCCGTCGCGCGTCAGCGTCTGCGTGGACTGGTGTCGTCGTTCCCCCGCGATCCGGAGCTCCGTCGTCGCCTGGCCGAGGTGTACCGGCTGTACGGGGAGCCCGCCGAGGCCGGCCGGTGGATGTACCTCGAAGAGGACCGGGACGCGGCCGAGACCGCCGCTTTCGAGGCGAGGTACCGCACGGCGTCCAGGCGTCTGGCGGCCCTCGGCTGGGACGCTCCCGAGTCGCTCGCCCCCACGGACTTCGCCAGGGAGCAACTCGCGGCACTGCGTGCGGACGGCCCGGAGGCCGGCACCGAGGCGCGGGACGCGGGGGGTTCCGCCAAAAGCTGCCTGGCGACTGCCGGTTGCCTGGTGGTCGCTGTCGCGTTCCTGGCGGTCTGGGTGAACGGTTTTCTCGCCTTCCTCGACTGA
- a CDS encoding cytochrome P450, whose amino-acid sequence MTDPGPFSAHQAPPGCPAHTDAVRLAGLQYQQTPSQMYRALRREHGAVAPVLLDGDIPAWLVLGYHEVAQVTSHDELFARDSRRWNQWDNIPPDWPLMPFVGYQPSVLFTEGEEHRRRAGVITEALSGVDQFELARDCELIADELIARFAGSGQAELMTSYAHALPMRAVVQVCGMPLSGADTEQLVDDLRISLDAAEGDDPVAAYGRVGERLVRLVRDKRAEPGKDVTSRMVTHPAGLTDEEIVQDLISVIAAAQQPTANWICNALRLLLTDERFELSVSGGRVSVGEALNEVLWLDTPTQNFIGRWAVRDTQLGGRQIKAGDCLVLGLAAANTDPGLWPEGHVGAENAAHLSFSNGEHRCPYPAPLLADVMARTAVETLLERLPDLVLAVNPENLTWRSSIWMRGLTTLPVRFTPVDG is encoded by the coding sequence GTGACCGACCCCGGCCCCTTCTCCGCGCACCAGGCGCCGCCCGGCTGTCCCGCCCACACCGACGCGGTGCGCCTGGCGGGCCTGCAGTACCAGCAGACGCCGTCGCAGATGTACCGGGCGCTGCGCCGCGAGCACGGTGCGGTCGCGCCGGTGCTGCTGGACGGCGACATCCCGGCGTGGCTGGTGCTCGGCTACCACGAGGTGGCTCAGGTGACCAGCCATGACGAGCTGTTCGCGCGCGACTCGCGGCGCTGGAACCAGTGGGACAACATCCCGCCGGACTGGCCGCTGATGCCCTTCGTCGGCTACCAGCCCTCGGTGCTGTTCACCGAGGGGGAGGAGCACCGGCGGCGGGCCGGGGTCATCACCGAGGCGCTGTCCGGGGTGGACCAGTTCGAGCTGGCCCGTGACTGCGAGCTGATCGCCGACGAGCTGATCGCCCGCTTCGCCGGCAGCGGCCAGGCGGAGCTGATGACCTCGTACGCGCACGCGCTGCCGATGCGGGCCGTGGTGCAGGTATGCGGAATGCCGCTCTCGGGCGCGGACACCGAGCAGCTCGTGGACGACCTGCGGATCTCGCTGGACGCGGCCGAGGGCGACGACCCGGTCGCCGCCTACGGGCGCGTGGGTGAGCGCCTGGTGCGGCTGGTGCGGGACAAGCGTGCCGAGCCGGGCAAGGACGTCACCTCGCGGATGGTGACGCACCCGGCGGGGCTCACCGACGAGGAGATCGTCCAGGACCTGATCTCGGTCATCGCCGCCGCGCAGCAGCCGACCGCGAACTGGATCTGCAACGCGCTGCGACTGCTGCTGACCGACGAGCGGTTCGAACTCAGCGTGTCCGGCGGCCGGGTCAGCGTGGGCGAGGCGCTGAACGAGGTGCTCTGGCTCGACACGCCCACCCAGAACTTCATCGGCCGCTGGGCGGTGCGGGACACGCAGCTCGGCGGCCGCCAGATCAAGGCCGGAGACTGCCTGGTGCTCGGGCTGGCCGCCGCCAACACCGACCCGGGGCTCTGGCCCGAGGGGCACGTGGGCGCGGAGAACGCCGCGCACCTGTCGTTCAGCAACGGCGAGCACCGGTGCCCCTACCCGGCCCCGCTGCTCGCGGACGTCATGGCCCGCACCGCCGTGGAGACGCTGCTGGAGCGGCTTCCCGACCTGGTGCTCGCGGTGAACCCCGAGAACCTGACCTGGCGGTCGTCCATCTGGATGCGAGGGCTGACCACCCTGCCCGTGCGGTTCACCCCGGTGGACGGATAG
- a CDS encoding GTP-binding protein: protein MGSAISELPAHRTPLADAAETGLKIVVVGGFGVGKTTLVRSVSEIRPLNTEEVMTEAGVGIDETSGVAAKSTTTVAFDFGRISLNDTMVLYLFGAPGQKRFWFLWDRLFSGTLGAVVLVDTRRMDDSWYAIDRLEHHRTPFVVAVNRFEDDATHHSLDEIRQALALPDHVPMLDCDARFRESGKDVLITLVDHVYTLATAQEATP, encoded by the coding sequence ATGGGCTCCGCAATCTCTGAGCTGCCCGCCCACCGCACGCCACTGGCCGACGCGGCGGAAACCGGTCTGAAGATCGTCGTCGTGGGCGGCTTCGGCGTCGGCAAGACCACGCTGGTCCGCTCCGTGAGCGAGATCCGGCCACTGAACACCGAGGAGGTGATGACGGAGGCCGGCGTCGGCATCGACGAGACCAGCGGTGTGGCGGCGAAGTCGACCACCACCGTCGCCTTCGACTTCGGCCGGATCAGCCTCAACGACACCATGGTGCTCTACCTGTTCGGCGCGCCTGGGCAGAAGCGCTTCTGGTTCCTGTGGGACCGGCTCTTCTCCGGCACCCTCGGCGCCGTCGTCCTCGTGGACACCCGCCGGATGGACGACTCCTGGTACGCGATAGACCGGCTGGAACACCACCGCACGCCCTTCGTGGTGGCCGTCAACCGGTTCGAGGACGATGCCACGCACCACTCCCTGGACGAGATCCGGCAGGCGCTCGCGCTGCCCGATCATGTACCGATGCTCGACTGCGACGCACGGTTCAGGGAGTCGGGCAAGGACGTGCTGATCACTCTCGTGGACCATGTGTACACGCTGGCCACGGCCCAGGAGGCGACCCCGTGA
- a CDS encoding GNAT family N-acetyltransferase, producing MTDPTTRARTELRGFRAGDGPPLVAAWCRSAPADPVTANRFRSLVLLDANFDPAGLRVAVEDGRVVGAAYAVRRLTPMTGTDLEPEQGWLPFFFVDPDARGRGVGRELLTDALDWLLAHGRTRVDFAPYTPNYFLPGLDAGTYPEAAALLESLGFRTVDEAVAMDRSLSGYTLPPEVARRAAELSAQGYQFGTPTDDDLPALLALAAVHFVPDWARAIRECLLDGAPLDRIVVARDPSGRLVGWAMHGAYESAIERFGPFGVLDEMRGTGLGNVLLHLVLERMRALGAGSAWFLWTDHQSSAARLYRRAGFGTTRVFRVLRREAAR from the coding sequence ATGACCGATCCGACGACGAGAGCCCGGACCGAGTTGCGCGGGTTCCGGGCGGGCGACGGTCCGCCGCTGGTGGCGGCGTGGTGCCGGAGCGCGCCCGCCGACCCCGTCACCGCGAACCGCTTCCGCTCCCTGGTGCTGCTCGACGCCAACTTCGACCCGGCCGGGCTCCGGGTCGCCGTGGAGGACGGCCGGGTCGTCGGCGCGGCCTACGCGGTGCGCCGGCTGACCCCGATGACCGGCACCGACCTGGAGCCGGAGCAGGGCTGGCTGCCGTTCTTCTTCGTCGACCCGGACGCCCGTGGGCGCGGTGTGGGACGGGAGTTGCTCACCGACGCCCTGGACTGGCTGCTCGCCCACGGCCGCACCCGCGTCGACTTCGCCCCGTACACCCCGAACTACTTCCTCCCCGGTCTGGACGCCGGGACCTACCCGGAGGCGGCGGCTCTGCTGGAGTCCCTGGGCTTTCGCACGGTGGACGAGGCGGTGGCGATGGACCGCTCGCTGTCCGGCTACACCCTCCCGCCCGAGGTCGCGCGGCGGGCCGCCGAACTGAGCGCGCAGGGCTACCAGTTCGGCACCCCCACCGACGACGACCTGCCCGCACTCCTCGCCCTGGCCGCCGTCCACTTCGTCCCGGACTGGGCGCGCGCGATCCGGGAGTGCCTGCTCGACGGCGCCCCGCTGGACCGGATCGTGGTCGCGCGGGACCCCTCGGGCCGGCTGGTGGGCTGGGCGATGCACGGCGCGTACGAGTCCGCGATCGAGCGGTTCGGCCCGTTCGGGGTGCTGGACGAGATGCGCGGGACCGGCCTCGGCAACGTGCTGCTGCATCTGGTCCTGGAGCGGATGCGGGCGCTGGGCGCGGGGTCGGCGTGGTTCCTGTGGACCGACCATCAGTCCTCGGCGGCCCGGTTGTACCGCCGGGCCGGGTTCGGCACGACGCGGGTGTTCCGGGTGCTGCGCCGGGAGGCGGCCCGGTGA
- a CDS encoding roadblock/LC7 domain-containing protein, which yields MTDQPDTTVPSPIMQTTDNSLVWLLQNLLEQTPGARHALVLSRDGLKLCWTPDLAADQADQLAAICSGLQALSHGASVEFGDGSGGVLHSMTAFHGGLLCIVGAGEGAHLAVVAAEDADPGRLGEEMTGLVDKIGEHLRAAPRQPFQGSTPS from the coding sequence GTGACCGATCAGCCGGACACCACCGTCCCATCACCCATCATGCAGACCACCGACAACAGCCTCGTCTGGCTGCTGCAGAACCTGCTGGAGCAGACCCCCGGTGCCCGGCACGCCCTGGTCCTGTCACGGGACGGGCTGAAGCTGTGCTGGACCCCCGACCTGGCCGCCGATCAGGCCGACCAGCTCGCGGCGATCTGCTCCGGCCTCCAGGCCCTGTCCCACGGCGCGTCCGTGGAGTTCGGTGACGGCTCCGGCGGCGTACTCCACTCCATGACCGCCTTCCACGGCGGCCTGCTGTGCATCGTGGGAGCCGGCGAGGGCGCGCACCTGGCGGTCGTCGCCGCCGAGGACGCCGACCCCGGCCGCCTCGGCGAGGAGATGACCGGCCTGGTCGACAAGATCGGCGAGCACCTGCGGGCCGCGCCCCGGCAGCCGTTCCAGGGGAGTACACCGTCGTGA
- a CDS encoding exo-beta-N-acetylmuramidase NamZ family protein: MSRDDRFTVTTGIARLCASPGLAGPGRLGLVTNHTGVLPDLRPSAPALLEAGARLVALFGPEHGLYGTAQAGGGESGGVDPATGLPVHDTYRCEGERLDKLLIDSGVDALVHDLQDVGARFYTYVWTMFDLMVSAARTGLRFVVADRPNPLGGLVSEGPLLDPAWAGFVGRAPVPVRHGLTCGELARRLNTSAVPEAAGRQVDLTVIEAVGWRRAMDAGATGLPWIAPSPNMPTPATAAVYPGTCLFEGTNVSEGRGTTQPFEIVGAPYIDARFAPALTELALPGVHFRDLRFVPTFHKHAGRPLRGVQLHVTDRDAFAPVRTAVAMLATLRRLYPDDFAWADGADSGFIDQLWGSDRLRRAIDAGEDPLPLCDPPAPPGRWAGEDVLLYP; encoded by the coding sequence ATGAGCAGGGACGACCGCTTCACGGTGACGACCGGGATCGCCCGGCTGTGCGCGTCACCCGGACTCGCCGGGCCCGGACGGCTCGGGCTGGTGACCAACCACACCGGCGTCCTCCCCGACCTGCGTCCGTCGGCACCCGCGCTGCTCGAGGCGGGCGCCCGGCTGGTCGCGCTGTTCGGCCCCGAGCACGGGCTGTACGGCACCGCCCAGGCGGGCGGCGGCGAGTCCGGCGGGGTCGACCCGGCCACCGGCCTGCCGGTCCACGACACCTACCGGTGCGAAGGCGAGCGCCTCGACAAGCTGCTGATCGACAGCGGTGTCGACGCCCTGGTCCACGACCTCCAGGACGTCGGGGCCCGGTTCTACACCTATGTCTGGACGATGTTCGACCTGATGGTCTCGGCCGCGCGTACGGGCCTGCGGTTCGTGGTCGCGGACCGCCCCAATCCGCTCGGCGGCCTCGTCAGCGAGGGCCCGCTGCTGGACCCGGCTTGGGCGGGCTTCGTCGGACGCGCGCCGGTGCCCGTCCGGCACGGTCTCACCTGCGGCGAGCTAGCCCGCCGGCTTAACACCTCGGCCGTGCCCGAAGCGGCGGGCCGGCAGGTCGACTTGACGGTGATCGAGGCCGTCGGCTGGCGGCGCGCCATGGACGCCGGGGCCACCGGCCTGCCGTGGATCGCACCCTCGCCGAACATGCCGACGCCCGCCACCGCCGCCGTCTACCCGGGGACCTGCCTGTTCGAGGGCACGAACGTCTCGGAGGGCCGGGGCACGACCCAGCCCTTCGAGATCGTCGGAGCGCCGTACATCGACGCCCGCTTCGCCCCCGCGCTCACCGAACTCGCCCTGCCCGGTGTGCACTTCCGCGACCTGCGCTTCGTACCCACCTTCCACAAGCACGCCGGACGCCCCCTGCGCGGGGTGCAGCTCCACGTCACGGACCGCGACGCGTTCGCCCCCGTGCGCACCGCCGTCGCCATGCTCGCCACCCTGCGGCGGCTGTACCCGGACGACTTCGCCTGGGCCGACGGCGCGGACAGCGGCTTCATCGACCAGCTCTGGGGCTCCGACCGGCTGCGGCGCGCGATCGACGCGGGCGAGGACCCGCTGCCGCTGTGCGATCCGCCCGCACCGCCCGGCCGGTGGGCCGGGGAGGACGTACTGCTCTACCCCTGA
- a CDS encoding sensor histidine kinase — protein MSVPAPSVQHRSTAVQRSSWAVPAAVVAVAAVAAGVAVGAAPSGTRRWTLAVAAAGWGCVALAVLVGHLLLRRAKLAAATQAAENDRLRAQAQQSAAQTGHLVNVTLPALHNLVLTGSGAVEAVEGVSMPNDQNLRRLAHISAAALEEAVSRAAAADDERLRTQEALNEILAEADRLARETLPAAVARLAEGRSADTVLGELKLPQVPAMYELGERFVSELARSERRAGGTRIASTKALSRVQAKAVSMLADLREMQDEHGGKMLGDLMRLDHKTSQLVLIADRLALLMGGKTSRTWNKPIRMESILRGAIGRIAAYQRVRLHFTSQAAVSGFAAEGVMHLLAELIDNAANFSPPTDEVHVYVEEHRAGIVVTVEDSGLTMSEAAMRHAEGAVAGSMADLASLQGTRLGLAVVGLLALKYRINVSYRPSSRGGTGVVVLLPRHLIAQQRDPWPAQREAAHAATVRPVPEPEAPAPAPVPAPAPAPVAEAPVRPEPPVIVPEVPEQTRHEPPASATPNGLPVRRPGRTMSEAERAQRPAPEATPPRKRPVHDVGSRFGAFHRSRKPSGGTQGGNPDPEPPTAG, from the coding sequence ATGTCAGTTCCTGCACCGTCCGTTCAACACCGCTCGACGGCCGTTCAGCGCAGCTCGTGGGCGGTGCCCGCGGCCGTGGTGGCGGTGGCCGCCGTGGCCGCCGGCGTCGCGGTCGGGGCGGCGCCGTCCGGCACCCGCAGATGGACACTTGCGGTGGCGGCGGCGGGCTGGGGATGCGTGGCTCTGGCGGTGCTCGTCGGCCACCTCCTCCTGCGCCGGGCCAAGCTCGCCGCCGCCACGCAGGCCGCCGAGAACGACCGGCTCCGCGCGCAGGCCCAGCAATCGGCGGCGCAGACCGGCCACTTGGTGAACGTGACGCTGCCCGCCCTGCACAACCTGGTGCTGACCGGCAGCGGTGCCGTCGAGGCGGTCGAGGGCGTGTCGATGCCCAACGACCAGAACCTGCGCAGGCTCGCCCACATCTCCGCCGCCGCCCTGGAAGAGGCCGTGAGCCGCGCGGCCGCCGCGGACGACGAGCGCCTGCGGACCCAGGAGGCGCTGAACGAGATCCTCGCCGAAGCGGACCGGCTCGCGCGCGAGACGCTGCCCGCCGCCGTGGCCCGGCTCGCCGAAGGCCGCTCCGCCGACACGGTCCTGGGCGAACTCAAACTGCCGCAGGTGCCGGCGATGTACGAGCTCGGCGAGCGGTTCGTGAGTGAACTGGCCCGCAGCGAGCGGCGCGCGGGCGGTACCCGTATCGCCTCCACCAAGGCGCTGAGCCGGGTGCAGGCCAAGGCCGTCAGCATGCTCGCGGACCTGCGGGAGATGCAGGACGAGCACGGCGGCAAGATGCTCGGCGACCTGATGCGGCTGGACCACAAGACCTCCCAGCTCGTCCTGATCGCCGACCGGCTGGCGCTGCTCATGGGCGGCAAGACGAGCCGTACCTGGAACAAGCCGATCCGGATGGAGAGCATCCTCCGCGGCGCCATCGGCCGCATCGCCGCCTACCAGCGGGTCCGGCTGCACTTCACCTCCCAGGCAGCCGTCTCCGGGTTCGCCGCCGAAGGCGTGATGCACCTTCTCGCCGAACTGATCGACAACGCGGCGAACTTCTCCCCGCCCACCGACGAGGTCCACGTCTACGTCGAGGAGCACCGGGCCGGGATCGTCGTCACCGTCGAGGACAGCGGACTGACCATGTCCGAGGCGGCGATGAGGCACGCCGAGGGCGCGGTGGCCGGAAGCATGGCCGACCTCGCCTCCCTCCAGGGCACCCGGCTGGGCCTCGCCGTGGTCGGCCTGCTCGCGCTCAAGTACCGGATCAACGTCAGCTACCGCCCCTCCTCGCGCGGCGGCACCGGCGTGGTCGTCCTGCTGCCCAGGCACCTCATCGCGCAGCAGCGCGACCCGTGGCCCGCGCAGCGGGAGGCGGCCCACGCGGCCACCGTCCGTCCGGTCCCGGAGCCCGAAGCGCCGGCCCCGGCCCCCGTCCCCGCCCCGGCCCCGGCCCCCGTGGCCGAGGCACCCGTCCGGCCCGAGCCGCCCGTCATCGTGCCGGAAGTGCCCGAGCAGACACGGCATGAGCCGCCCGCCTCCGCCACACCGAACGGGCTCCCCGTCCGCAGGCCCGGCCGCACCATGAGCGAGGCCGAGCGTGCCCAGCGGCCCGCCCCGGAGGCCACCCCGCCCCGCAAGCGTCCCGTACACGACGTGGGCTCCCGCTTCGGCGCCTTCCACCGCTCGCGCAAGCCCTCCGGCGGCACCCAGGGCGGCAACCCCGACCCCGAGCCGCCGACCGCCGGATAA
- a CDS encoding carbohydrate ABC transporter permease, whose product MVNALTPETTTRPPRPRSSAPAGATADRLGRARRHQAVVAYLFLAPTLLFFAVFLILPLGFALLLSMSRWAGFDLGDIRPVGLDNFTSLFADGSTFLTPILTNTLLFALGTVALALAGAVLVATCIDNLRFQGLWRTLYLLPIVTTVVAVGNVWKYMYEPGGLVNGALNAVGLDSVAFLQDPDTALPAVVVVQAWASVGTAILILTAGLKSIPESYYEAAALDGAGPVTVFWRITLPLLRPSLLFVCVTQFITGLQSFALIIVMTKGGPGDATNVAALEMYRQAFSYGDWGTASAAAFVLFVVILLVTLVQLWIFRRKGEDA is encoded by the coding sequence ATGGTGAACGCCCTTACCCCGGAGACGACCACTCGGCCGCCGCGCCCGCGCTCCTCGGCGCCCGCGGGAGCCACCGCTGACCGGCTCGGCCGGGCCCGGCGGCATCAGGCGGTGGTCGCCTACCTGTTCCTGGCGCCGACGCTGCTGTTCTTCGCGGTCTTCCTGATCCTGCCGCTGGGCTTCGCGCTGCTGCTGTCGATGTCCCGCTGGGCCGGGTTCGACCTCGGTGACATCCGGCCGGTCGGCCTGGACAACTTCACCAGCCTGTTCGCGGACGGCTCGACCTTCCTGACGCCGATCCTCACCAACACCCTGCTGTTCGCGCTGGGCACGGTGGCCCTGGCACTGGCGGGCGCGGTGCTGGTCGCCACCTGCATCGACAACCTTCGCTTCCAGGGGCTGTGGCGCACCCTGTACCTGCTGCCGATCGTCACGACCGTGGTCGCCGTCGGCAATGTGTGGAAGTACATGTACGAACCGGGCGGGCTGGTCAACGGCGCCCTGAACGCCGTGGGGCTCGACTCGGTGGCGTTCCTCCAGGACCCGGACACCGCGCTGCCCGCCGTGGTGGTCGTGCAGGCGTGGGCGTCGGTCGGCACGGCGATCCTCATCCTGACCGCCGGGCTGAAGTCGATCCCCGAGTCGTACTACGAGGCGGCCGCGCTGGACGGCGCCGGGCCGGTCACCGTCTTCTGGCGGATCACGCTGCCGCTGCTGCGGCCGTCGCTGCTGTTCGTGTGCGTCACCCAGTTCATCACCGGTCTCCAGTCGTTCGCGCTGATCATCGTGATGACCAAGGGCGGTCCCGGTGACGCGACCAACGTGGCCGCGCTGGAGATGTACCGGCAGGCGTTCTCCTACGGCGACTGGGGGACCGCGAGCGCCGCCGCCTTCGTGCTGTTCGTGGTGATCCTGCTGGTCACCCTGGTGCAGTTGTGGATCTTCCGGCGCAAGGGGGAGGACGCATGA